From Nicotiana tabacum cultivar K326 chromosome 22, ASM71507v2, whole genome shotgun sequence, one genomic window encodes:
- the LOC107818160 gene encoding uncharacterized protein LOC107818160, whose protein sequence is MEKKPENIPAYQFKELLKYWNSDKHKKMSATNIENRKKLKDPYTASKKSFAIVRNDLEKEKETSDPLSLKDIFVATRQRKPGRTYKESNEDTTRKIAEMESIETQQSENSDESINAFASIMGPEHPGHLRLYGRRVTKTSLKGKVGHFEPSSNTTNDHMQKMEERMIRLEEKIEEQKEQYEEQKTMMRQEIVEDIITKLQRSGLPIDANILATLYSRPLGEASSTQAATIHLIHRPSLGSNNQGEENE, encoded by the exons ATGGAAAAAAAGCctgaaaatattccagcatatcAATTTAAGGAACTTCTCAAATATTGGAACTCTGATAAACACAAG AAAATGTCAGCAACTAATATTGAGAATCGAAAAAAGTTAAAGGATCCATACACTGCTAGCAAAAAAAGCTTTGCTATAGTACGCAATGATTTG gaaaaagagaaagaaacttCTGATCCACTATCACTTAAGGATATCTTTGTTGCTACAAGACAAAGAAAACCCGGTCGAACATACAAGGAATCGAATGAAGATACAACTAGAAAAATT GCTGAAATGGAGAGTATTGAAACGCAACAAAGTGAAAATAGTGATGAGTCAATTAATGCATTTGCATCAATCATGGGACCCGAACATCCGGGACATTTGAGATTGTATGGGCGGAGGGTTACAAAAACCTCTTTAAAAGGGAAAGTGGGACATTTTGAACCCTCTTCAAATACAACAAATGATCACATGCAAAAGATGGAAGAGAGGATGATAAGATTGGAGGAAAAAATTGAGGAACAGAAGGAACAATATGAGGAACAAAAGACAATGATGAGACAAGAAATTGTAGAAGATATCATAACAAAACTTCAACGTTCTGGATTACCAATTGATGCTAATATTTTAGCAACATTGTATTCTCGTCCATTGGGTGAAGCTTCCTCAACACAAGCAGCAACTATTCACCTAATTCATCGACCATCTCTTGGTAGCAACAATCAAG GTGAAGAAAATGAATAA